The Streptomyces sp. TLI_146 DNA window GCTGCCCTCGGGGTGTGTGTTCATCTGGTTCGCGCCGAAGACCTCGTCGCTGGGGATGAGGAACGTGCCGCCGCCCAGCTTCCACTGGCTGCCGCCGTGGCCCCAGCGGCCGATGTCCGGGACCTTGTCACCGTCGGCCTCCTCGTTCCACACATGCCCCTTCGGCACGTCCATCTCGGCGGCCGAACCCACCTTCACCCCCGGGCTCCCCGCGAAGATCACGTCGTCGGCGTTGAGATCGCCCTTCTGGGCCGCCGCCCCGATGAGCGTGGTTCCGTACGAGTGCCCGATCGCCGTGCGGTGGGGCTCGCCGGAGCCGCTGTACGAGGCGTCGAGACCGTCCATGAACTTCCGGTACGCGGGCGCCCCGTCATAGGCGTAGTGCTCGAACGGAGCGTCCTTGACGATGTCCTGAGGGGCGTCGTAACCGAGCCAGGCGATGGTCGACACGTTGGCGCCCGGTTCGGCTTTCTGGGTCTGGCGCCACAGCTCCGTCGTCCGGTCGATGCTGCCCCCGAACCCGCTGAGGTTCGACGTCGTACCGGGCACGTACACGGCCTGGTGCCGGGCGGTGTCCGGGTTGCCGTTGGCCAGGATGGCCCGGCCGTTGCCCTCGGGGCTGAAGCCGAGCAGATACGCGTCGGGCAGGCCGTCCTGGCTGGTGCGGTCGAACCGGTTCTGGATGGCGTTCATGCCCTTGAGGGACGCCTCCAGGTGCCGGTACCGGTCGCCGTACTTGCGGTCCCACGCCATCCACTCGTCGGTGTGCACCTTGGAGGGGAACATACCGGCGGTGATCCACGTCCACTCCTTGGCGGGCGGCTTCGGGATCCCGTTCAGCTCCGTCTGGTACTGGCCGTGCGACGTGTCGAGGACCATACGGTTGGCCTCGTCCCGGACCGTGGCCGGGAGCCCGTCGAGGCCGCCGACGGTGTCGGGGTGCAGCGCGGTCCAGGCGGCCTGCTGGTCGGGGTCCAGGCCCTTCCACCAGTCGGCGTTGGCCTTGGGGCTGCCGTCCTTGGGGGCTGGGGGAGGGAGTCCAGATAGTGCCGGCCCGCCCCGCGCACGCCCTCGGTGTCCTTGGCGACGTCCGCCCAGTCCCCGTCGGAGACGACCAGGTCGTCGTCCGCCTTGAGCTTGCGCAGCTGCGGCGCCCACTTCTGGTCCGTGTCCGTGGCCTCCTTGAGGGCCTCGGTGATCCGGTTGGCGATGCCCTGGGCGATCGCGTAGTTCGGATTCGGGTGGAAGCGGGCCGTCTGATCCTGAAGTGCCAGGGCGGTCTTGTCCGTGGCGCCACTCGCGTTGCCGGGTCCGGGCGGGGAACCACCCGGGTTCTCCCCGGCCGCCGGATAGCTCACCGCCCCGTCCGCGCCCACCGTGAACTTGTGCTCGGCCGCCTCCGACAGCGCCCGCTTCAGCTTGTCCTGCGCCGGGCGCATGTCCGCCGCGAACGCCTTCAGGGCCGTCGCGACGAGGCCGCACTCGACCTGTACGTAGTGGAAGTCCTTGGCCACCTCGCGCAGTTGGCCGATCGCGCCGTCGGCCGTCTCGCCCTTCAGGACCTTGCGCATCTGCACGGTGATCCGCTGCTCCAGCGCGTCCTTCGCGCCGCTCGCCATGTCGCTGGACGAGCGGTATCCGGCCGCGGCCTCCTCGAACTCGTGCAGCTTGAGCGTCTTCAGCGTCTCGATGTCCACGGCTCAGGTCACTTTCCCTCGCCACCGACGGCCGGGGTGTCCTGGTACTGCTTCCCCAGTTCCGCGAAGAGGCCCTTGATGTTCTCGTCGGTCAGGAGCAGGTCGTTGCCGGCCCGCTGGAGCTTGCCCTGGAGCTCGGTGCACCGCCCGGACAGTTTGTCGAGATACGTCTTCCAGCTCTGGTAGACCTCGGACTGCGCGGCCGCGCTCTCCGCTCCGCCGGTGCCCAGCCCCTGCTGCCCCGTCTCCAGGGCGGTCAGCGCCTTCTTGAGGTCACCGCCCAGCTCGCCGACGGCACTGCCCGCCGCCGTCCAGGCGGCCTTGCTGGACTGCACGTCGCCCTTGCCGTCGCCGCCGCCGTCACCGGCCCCGGCCAGCCGCATCGAGCCCCCGCCTGCGGGACCGCTCTTGAGCTGCGCCCACTCCTGTGCGAACGAACTCACTCGTTCCCCCTGATTCACACCCGTCTCGCCCGTCACTCTGACCTTGCGCCGCCGCCAGGCTACAAGGAGCGGAAGCGGGGCTTCTGAGTACGGGTACTCAGATCCGTGTTCCAGGGGCTGTCGGGGATGGGCTATATTGGATCTTGAGTTCGCGCCCGCGATGAGCGGCTGCGGGCCCGGCGTTGGTGGTCCAAGGAAAGGCGCCCCACTTCCTGTGGGGAGATGTAGGTGCAAGGCCTGCCCAGCGCTCGATGAACGAGGGCCCTGGTCTCCGTATGGAGGCCGGGGCCCTTACTCGTATGCGGTCCATTCGGTCCGGGCGACCGACCCGGCGGTGGCCGGCGGCTTTCTGGGCCTGCCTCGGCGGTGTCACCCGCGTGGACGCCCTGTCGGCACCCTGTTGGCGCCCTGTTAGCGGGCTGTTGGAAGCGGCTGTGAGGATTCCCGGCGGGGCGGCGACGAGCCGTGATCCCATCCACTCGACATCGGGGGACCCATGAAAATCCTCAAGACCGCACTGATGACGGCCTCGGCCCTCGCCATGGCCGCCGGGATGACGCTCTCGTCCTCGGCGTCGGCCTCGGCCACGTCGACGAACGAGTTCGTCAACCAGAACGGCAACCACTGCCTGGCCATCGACATGGGGCAGGAGTACCAGGTCCTCGCGATCCTGTGGACCTGCAACCACAACCCCGACCAGCAGTGGCACGTCGCCGACCGCAAGGGCAGCGACGGCGGTGGCACCTACTACGAGATCAAGAACGGCTACGGCCAGTGTCTCGGCACATGGCAGGGCGCGACCGGCAACGGCACGAGCGTCGTCGGCTGGGAGTGCAACGGCAACCCGGACCAGCAGTGGTACGTCGACACCGTCTCCAGCGACCCGCGCTACTCCGCGATCCGCAGCCACGCGGCCTGGGCCAACGGCGACGGCAACAAGTGCCTCGCCCAGTACAACGGCAGCGGCGACGGCGCCCCGGTCGTGATCTGGGACTGCAACGGCAACAGCGACCAGCACTGGATGCGCGTCGGCTGACATCGGTGAGGGTGAGCGGGCGGACGCCCGCCCGCTCACCGGCCCCAGCCGGGCGGCGGCCGTCCCCGTACACCGGGCGAC harbors:
- a CDS encoding alpha/beta hydrolase — its product is MVLDTSHGQYQTELNGIPKPPAKEWTWITAGMFPSKVHTDEWMAWDRKYGDRYRHLEASLKGMNAIQNRFDRTSQDGLPDAYLLGFSPEGNGRAILANGNPDTARHQAVYVPGTTSNLSGFGGSIDRTTELWRQTQKAEPGANVSTIAWLGYDAPQDIVKDAPFEHYAYDGAPAYRKFMDGLDASYSGSGEPHRTAIGHSYGTTLIGAAAQKGDLNADDVIFAGSPGVKVGSAAEMDVPKGHVWNEEADGDKVPDIGRWGHGGSQWKLGGGTFLIPSDEVFGANQMNTHPEGSGPSATKGAHGHSEYWNKDTTALKNQALVVIGEYGDVTAPH
- a CDS encoding RICIN domain-containing protein, which gives rise to MKILKTALMTASALAMAAGMTLSSSASASATSTNEFVNQNGNHCLAIDMGQEYQVLAILWTCNHNPDQQWHVADRKGSDGGGTYYEIKNGYGQCLGTWQGATGNGTSVVGWECNGNPDQQWYVDTVSSDPRYSAIRSHAAWANGDGNKCLAQYNGSGDGAPVVIWDCNGNSDQHWMRVG